A DNA window from Phragmites australis chromosome 11, lpPhrAust1.1, whole genome shotgun sequence contains the following coding sequences:
- the LOC133884346 gene encoding protease Do-like 2, chloroplastic isoform X2 — MACVAALFVASPALLPFPSAASSATSASCSCRLRPAVVARAPRHQRARRALRRFDEVEGVSKKRRGIGGGGAGGSQASSTRKDKGLAVDFKESQVADFDDLEEDKFLNAVVKVYCTHIAPDYGLPWQKQRQHASSGSAFMIGDGKLLTNAHCVEHDTQVKVKRRGDDKKYIAKVLARGIECDLALLSVENEEFWKGTEPLHFGRLPCLQDSVTVVGYPFGGDTISVTKGVVSRIEVTPYAHGTSDLLGIQIDAAINPGNSGGPAFNDEGECIGVAFQVYRSDEAENIGYVIPTTVVSHFLNDYQKNGKYTGFPCLGVLLQKLENPALRESLKVPSSEGDVIVSFDGISVGCEATVPFRSTERIAFRYLTSQKYAGDIAQLGIIRDGNSMKVQTVLQPRKHLVPFHVEGGQPSYLIVAGLVFTPLTEPFIEEECEDTLGLKLLAKARYSLATFEGEQIVIVSQVLAHEVNIGYEHMGNQQVMKLNGTVIKNIHHLAHLVDTCKDKFLTFEFEDDFLVVLDREEAAAASSDILKEHAIPSVRSSDLSELYVDTKDEIQKTSEDFGESPVTNFEMGIDCLLWA; from the exons atggCGTGCGTCGCAGCGCTCTTCGTCGCCTCCCCGGCgctcctccccttcccctccgccgcctcgtccGCGACCTCGGCCTCCTGCTCGTGCCGCCTCCGCCCGGCCGTCGTCGCCCGCGCGCCGCGGCACCAGCGCGCCCGCCGCGCGCTCCGTCGCTTCGAtgag GTGGAGGGGGTGTCGAAGAAGCGGCGCGGcattggaggaggaggtgcaggAGGGTCGCAGGCGTCGTCGACGCGCAAGGACAAGGGGCTCGCCGTTGACTTCAAGGAGTCGCAG gttgctgattttgatgatcttgaagAGGACAAATTCCTTAATGCTGTTGTCAAG GTCTATTGCACTCATATTGCACCCGACTATGGTCTTCCTTGGCAGAAGCAAAGGCAACATGCAAGCAGTGGGAG TGCTTTTATGATCGGTGATGGGAAACTCTTGACAAATGCGCATTGCGTTGAGCATGACACCCAG GTCAAAGTGAAGCGAAGGGGAGATGACAAAAAATATATTGCCAAG GTTTTAGCTAGGGGTATCGAATGTGACCTTGCATTGCTCTCTGTCGAGAATGAAGAGTTCTGGAAAGGAACAGAGCCACTTCACTTTGGTCGTTTGCCATGCCTGCAG GATTCAGTAACTGTTGTGGGATATCCTTTTGGTGGAGACACAATATCTGTAACAAAAGGCGTTGTATCACGCATTGAG GTCACTCCTTATGCACATGGGACATCAGATCTTCTTGGCATTCAAATTGACGCAGCCATAAATCCTG GAAACAGTGGTGGGCCAGCCTTTAATGACGAAGGGGAGTGCATTGGAGTGGCATTTCAG GTGTACAGGTCAGATGAAGCTGAAAATATTGGATATGTTATTCCAACTACAGTTGTATCCCATTTCTTGAATGACTATCAGAAAAATGGAAAGTACACAG GATTTCCTTGCTTGGGTGTCTTACTTCAGAAATTGGAAAACCCGGCATTGCGTGAGAGCTTAAAAGTACCTTCGAGTGAG GGAGATGTAATAGTAAGCTTTGATGGTATCTCAGTAGGATGTGAAGCAACAGTACCTTTCCGGTCCACAGAGCGAATTGCTTTCCGCTACCTCACAAGCCAAAA GTATGCAGGTGATATTGCTCAGCTAGGAATCATTAGGGATGGGAATTCCATGAAAGTCCAGACTGTTTTGCAGCCAAGAAAACATTTA GTGCCATTTCATGTCGAAGGGGGTCAACCTTCTTATCTGATAGTTGCCGGCCTTGTCTTCACACCTTTAACAGAACCATTTATAGA GGAGGAGTGCGAAGATACACTAGGG TTGAAATTGTTGGCAAAAGCACGTTACTCTCTAGCAACCTTTGAGGGGGAACAAATTGTTATTGTATCACAG GTTTTGGCACACGAGGTCAACATCGGGTATGAGCACATGGGCAATCAACAA GTCATGAAACTAAATGGAACTGTGATAAAGAACATCCATCACCTTGCTCATCTTGTGGACA CCTGCAAAGACAAGTTCTTGACGTTTGAATTTGAAGATGACTTCCTGGTTGTTTTGGACCGGGAAGAAGCGGCTGCTGCATCTTCAGATATTCTCAAGGAACATGCGATTCCTTCTGTACGGTCATCTGATCTATCAGAGCTGTATGTCGATACAAAGGATGAGATCCAAAAAACAAGCGAAGATTTTGGTGAAAGTCCTGTCACAAACTTTGAAATGGGAATTGATTGTCTCCTGTGGGCATGA
- the LOC133884346 gene encoding protease Do-like 2, chloroplastic isoform X1 has protein sequence MACVAALFVASPALLPFPSAASSATSASCSCRLRPAVVARAPRHQRARRALRRFDEVEGVSKKRRGIGGGGAGGSQASSTRKDKGLAVDFKESQVADFDDLEEDKFLNAVVKVYCTHIAPDYGLPWQKQRQHASSGSAFMIGDGKLLTNAHCVEHDTQVKVKRRGDDKKYIAKVLARGIECDLALLSVENEEFWKGTEPLHFGRLPCLQDSVTVVGYPFGGDTISVTKGVVSRIEVTPYAHGTSDLLGIQIDAAINPGNSGGPAFNDEGECIGVAFQVYRSDEAENIGYVIPTTVVSHFLNDYQKNGKYTGFPCLGVLLQKLENPALRESLKVPSSEGVLVRRVEPTAPASSVVRKGDVIVSFDGISVGCEATVPFRSTERIAFRYLTSQKYAGDIAQLGIIRDGNSMKVQTVLQPRKHLVPFHVEGGQPSYLIVAGLVFTPLTEPFIEEECEDTLGLKLLAKARYSLATFEGEQIVIVSQVLAHEVNIGYEHMGNQQVMKLNGTVIKNIHHLAHLVDTCKDKFLTFEFEDDFLVVLDREEAAAASSDILKEHAIPSVRSSDLSELYVDTKDEIQKTSEDFGESPVTNFEMGIDCLLWA, from the exons atggCGTGCGTCGCAGCGCTCTTCGTCGCCTCCCCGGCgctcctccccttcccctccgccgcctcgtccGCGACCTCGGCCTCCTGCTCGTGCCGCCTCCGCCCGGCCGTCGTCGCCCGCGCGCCGCGGCACCAGCGCGCCCGCCGCGCGCTCCGTCGCTTCGAtgag GTGGAGGGGGTGTCGAAGAAGCGGCGCGGcattggaggaggaggtgcaggAGGGTCGCAGGCGTCGTCGACGCGCAAGGACAAGGGGCTCGCCGTTGACTTCAAGGAGTCGCAG gttgctgattttgatgatcttgaagAGGACAAATTCCTTAATGCTGTTGTCAAG GTCTATTGCACTCATATTGCACCCGACTATGGTCTTCCTTGGCAGAAGCAAAGGCAACATGCAAGCAGTGGGAG TGCTTTTATGATCGGTGATGGGAAACTCTTGACAAATGCGCATTGCGTTGAGCATGACACCCAG GTCAAAGTGAAGCGAAGGGGAGATGACAAAAAATATATTGCCAAG GTTTTAGCTAGGGGTATCGAATGTGACCTTGCATTGCTCTCTGTCGAGAATGAAGAGTTCTGGAAAGGAACAGAGCCACTTCACTTTGGTCGTTTGCCATGCCTGCAG GATTCAGTAACTGTTGTGGGATATCCTTTTGGTGGAGACACAATATCTGTAACAAAAGGCGTTGTATCACGCATTGAG GTCACTCCTTATGCACATGGGACATCAGATCTTCTTGGCATTCAAATTGACGCAGCCATAAATCCTG GAAACAGTGGTGGGCCAGCCTTTAATGACGAAGGGGAGTGCATTGGAGTGGCATTTCAG GTGTACAGGTCAGATGAAGCTGAAAATATTGGATATGTTATTCCAACTACAGTTGTATCCCATTTCTTGAATGACTATCAGAAAAATGGAAAGTACACAG GATTTCCTTGCTTGGGTGTCTTACTTCAGAAATTGGAAAACCCGGCATTGCGTGAGAGCTTAAAAGTACCTTCGAGTGAG GGTGTTCTTGTCCGTCGGGTTGAACCTACTGCTCCAGCAAGCAGTGTTGTGCGAAAG GGAGATGTAATAGTAAGCTTTGATGGTATCTCAGTAGGATGTGAAGCAACAGTACCTTTCCGGTCCACAGAGCGAATTGCTTTCCGCTACCTCACAAGCCAAAA GTATGCAGGTGATATTGCTCAGCTAGGAATCATTAGGGATGGGAATTCCATGAAAGTCCAGACTGTTTTGCAGCCAAGAAAACATTTA GTGCCATTTCATGTCGAAGGGGGTCAACCTTCTTATCTGATAGTTGCCGGCCTTGTCTTCACACCTTTAACAGAACCATTTATAGA GGAGGAGTGCGAAGATACACTAGGG TTGAAATTGTTGGCAAAAGCACGTTACTCTCTAGCAACCTTTGAGGGGGAACAAATTGTTATTGTATCACAG GTTTTGGCACACGAGGTCAACATCGGGTATGAGCACATGGGCAATCAACAA GTCATGAAACTAAATGGAACTGTGATAAAGAACATCCATCACCTTGCTCATCTTGTGGACA CCTGCAAAGACAAGTTCTTGACGTTTGAATTTGAAGATGACTTCCTGGTTGTTTTGGACCGGGAAGAAGCGGCTGCTGCATCTTCAGATATTCTCAAGGAACATGCGATTCCTTCTGTACGGTCATCTGATCTATCAGAGCTGTATGTCGATACAAAGGATGAGATCCAAAAAACAAGCGAAGATTTTGGTGAAAGTCCTGTCACAAACTTTGAAATGGGAATTGATTGTCTCCTGTGGGCATGA